The stretch of DNA ACTCATCTTTAATTTCTGAATCTACAATATCAAAAAGTGCACTACAAAAATTATATACTTCCTCTGCACTATTGCATACTGGAGTTATTAATTCAACTTGACTTTCTGAAAAATCAGTTGTTATATATGGGTTTGACATTTTGCCATGGAAATTTTTTGAGTGTGGTTTTAATGATAATCTCCCCTCACTATCAACTCTTAAGGATTCTCTCTCTAGTCCGTATCCACCATTTAATAATTCTTTTTTACTTAACTTATCCTTAATATTGTACAACATCTTTATAAATCCTCCATATTTTCAATCTATATATTAAATAAGCTATTATCCCCTTTAAAATACTTGATATTGATATACTAAACCAAACTCCACTTATACCTAAATATTTAATTAATAATAAAGCCATTGGAATCCTTAAAACAGTAAATGTCATACTAATAATAGCTGGAATCTTAGGTCTCCCTACTCCAGTAAACATACCATTAGATACCATCTCTACTGCAGCAAATATTTGAGATATTCCAATTATTCTTAAATAACTACTGCCTATTATTATAGTTTCTTGTTCCCTTACAAATAGTTTAACTAAAAATTCAGGGAATATTATAAATATTAAAGATGCTAATCCTGCATAAATTATCCCTATTGATAATGAAATGTTATATCCCTCTAATACTCTTTTAAGTTTATTAGCTCCATAATTTTGTCCAACAAAACTAGACACAGCTCCATTTAATCCACCTACTACAATTAGCATTATAGATTCTATTTGAAGACCTATTTTTTGAGCTGCAATTGCATCTGATCCAAAGGTTGCAATTATCTTTGCTAAAATTATATTAACAAAAGTAAATAAAACCCTTTGAAACGCCATAGGAAAGCCAAGCTTTATAATTTCAATTACTCTTTCTTTTTTTATTCCTAATTTAAAATCAAAGGTTAACATCTTTTTACCTTTAATATTAAATAATATAAACATTACAATATTTGAAAATAATGTTGCTATAGCTGCTCCTGAAACCCCCATTTTAAAAGTATATATAAGTATAGGATCTAAAATTATATTTAAAACTATTCCAAAATCACTTATTTTTAAAGCACTTTTATTGTTTCCAAAACTATTTAAAACTCTAATATACAGTAGATTAAAAAATGCAAAAAACATCATAGGTGCACTAAATAGTAAATATAAATACCCTTGCCTTTCAACTAAAGGATTATTTAAATTAAAAAAGCTTATAAAATTTCCCCCTAAAACTATAATTATAATTGAATAGATTAATCCAATTATAAAATTTAAAAATAACCCTGAATTTAAATATTCTTTAACTTGCTTTTCATCTTTTTGTCCAACAGAATGTGCTACTTTAATTCCTGTTCCAATTATAACTAAAGCATTTATAGAATATCCAAGTCCTATAAAAAAACTAGAAGTTCCTATACTAGCAACACTATCGCTTCCAAGTCCCCCAACCCAAAGCATATCTACTAAATTATAAGTTAATTGTAAAACTGAACTTCCTATAATAGGTAAAGCAAGAGTTAATATTACCTTTTTAACATTTCCTTTTGTTAAATCTATTTTTTTCATATAAGCTCCCTAATTTTTTAATTTTATTTTACCCAAATACTTCAATTTAAAATGTGCTTTTATTATACACTATTCCATTTAATTATCAAGTATCCCTAAAGTTTCCTTAATATATGACTTAAATATGGGCAACATATTTAAGAATAATTTATAAGGAGGAATTAAGTTTTGGGAATTAATAAAAGTAATTCAAGTAAATTAACTTTAAGCGCTCTTATACTTATGATTTTTACATCAGTTTATGGTTTTAATAATATACCAAGAGCCTTTTATTTAATGGGTTATTCAGCTATCCCTTGGTATATTTTAGCTGCAATAACCTTCTTTATTCCATATGCCTTTATGATGGCAGAGTATGGAGCTGCTTTTAGAAAAGAAAAGGGTGGAATATATTCTTGGATGGAAAAATCCGTAGGTCCTAAATATGCTTTTATTGGAACCTTTATGTGGTTTGCTTCTTATCTAATATGGATGGTAAGTGTCTCTTCATCTATTTGGGTACCTTTATCTAATCTTATATTTGGTTCAGATAAAACGGAAACTTGGTCCTTATTTGGTTTAAATGCTCCAAGAACATTAGCTATCTTAGGTTGTATATTTATAATTTTAATAACCTTTATCTCATCAAGGGGACTTAAAAGTATAGCTAAAGTAGCTTCAGTAGGTGGTATTTTTGTAACTAGTGCAAATATAGTCTTAATTATTGGTGCATTAATAGTTTTAGTAGCTAATGGATTTCACATGGCTCAACCAATAAACGTATCAGAGTTTATTCATTCACCAAATCCTAATTATCAAACCCCTTTAGGAATACTTAGTTTTTTA from Clostridium chauvoei encodes:
- a CDS encoding MATE family efflux transporter; the protein is MKKIDLTKGNVKKVILTLALPIIGSSVLQLTYNLVDMLWVGGLGSDSVASIGTSSFFIGLGYSINALVIIGTGIKVAHSVGQKDEKQVKEYLNSGLFLNFIIGLIYSIIIIVLGGNFISFFNLNNPLVERQGYLYLLFSAPMMFFAFFNLLYIRVLNSFGNNKSALKISDFGIVLNIILDPILIYTFKMGVSGAAIATLFSNIVMFILFNIKGKKMLTFDFKLGIKKERVIEIIKLGFPMAFQRVLFTFVNIILAKIIATFGSDAIAAQKIGLQIESIMLIVVGGLNGAVSSFVGQNYGANKLKRVLEGYNISLSIGIIYAGLASLIFIIFPEFLVKLFVREQETIIIGSSYLRIIGISQIFAAVEMVSNGMFTGVGRPKIPAIISMTFTVLRIPMALLLIKYLGISGVWFSISISSILKGIIAYLIYRLKIWRIYKDVVQY